The Elgaria multicarinata webbii isolate HBS135686 ecotype San Diego chromosome 1, rElgMul1.1.pri, whole genome shotgun sequence genome has a window encoding:
- the HOXA13 gene encoding homeobox protein Hox-A13, whose product MTASVLLHPRWIEPVMFLYDNSLEEINKNMEAGFHAAAAAAAAGTNFVSANQCRNLMAHPASLAAPGSAAAYTSSEAPAAPGMAEPGAAVKQCSPCSAAVQSSSGPAALPYSYFGSGYFPCGMNHHHNASLKSCAQPASSFADKYMDTSGAAAAAGEDFTSRAKEFAFYQGYAAGPYQPVPGYLDMPVVPTIGGRGEPRHDSMLPMDGYQPWAITNGWNGQVYCPKEQNQPPHLWKSTLPDVVSHPSDANSYRRGRKKRVPYTKVQLKELEREYATNKFITKDKRRRISATTNLSERQVTIWFQNRRVKEKKVINKLKTTS is encoded by the exons ATGACAGCCTCCGTGCTCCTCCATCCCCGCTGGATCGAGCCCGTCATGTTCCTCTACGACAACAGCCTGGAGGAGATCAACAAGAACATGGAAGCCGGGTTccacgcggcggcggcggcggcggccgcgggCACCAACTTCGTGTCGGCCAACCAGTGCCGGAATCTGATGGCTCACCCCGCTTCGCTGGCCGCGCCGGGCAGCGCCGCCGCCTACACGTCGAGCGAGGCGCCCGCCGCCCCCGGCATGGCTGAGCCCGGCGCGGCTGTCAAGCAATGCAGCCCCTGCTCGGCCGCCGTGCAGAGCTCCTCGGGCCCGGCCGCCCTGCCCTACAGCTACTTCGGCAGCGGCTACTTCCCGTGCGGCATGAACCACCACCACAACGCCTCCCTCAAGTCCTGCGCCCAGCCCGCCTCCTCCTTCGCCGACAAGTACATGGACACGtcgggggccgccgccgccgccggcgaaGACTTCACCTCCCGCGCCAAGGAGTTCGCCTTCTACCAGGGCTACGCCGCTGGACCCTACCAGCCCGTGCCGGGCTACCTGGATATGCCCGTGGTGCCCACCATCGGAGGCCGCGGCGAGCCCAGGCACGACTCTATGCTGCCCATGGACGGCTACCAGCCCTGGGCTATCACCAATGGCTGGAATGGGCAAGTCTATTGCCCCAAGGAGCAGAACCAGCCGCCCCACCTCTGGAAATCCACTCTCCCGG ACGTGGTTTCGCATCCGTCAGATGCCAACTCCTACCGGCGTGGGAGAAAGAAACGGGTGCCGTATACCAAAGTTCAGTTAAAAGAACTCGAAAGGGAATATGCTACAAATAAATTCATTACCAAGGACAAGCGAAGAAGGATATCAGCCACTACAAATCTCTCAGAGAGGCAGGTCACAATTTGGTTCCAAAACAGAAgggtgaaagaaaaaaaagtcattaacaaaTTGAAGACAACGAGTTAA